The Acidianus manzaensis genome has a window encoding:
- the pyrE gene encoding orotate phosphoribosyltransferase, with protein sequence MNIGEVLLNRKLLLIGNFILTSGKNSPYYLDLRRFPNYPEFNEIVNLATQRIRDIKTDMIIGIATGGIPLASFIACKLNKPMGYVRSEKKGYGTDKLLEADVKDKDILIVDDVATTGGSIERAVEEVRKNGGIVNNAFVIIDRKEGAKEKLEKIGVKLNYIYSIDDVLKEIVDKLGENEKKLIQDYLVKNVE encoded by the coding sequence ATGAATATAGGAGAAGTATTGTTGAATAGAAAATTGCTATTAATAGGCAATTTTATTTTAACATCAGGAAAAAATAGTCCATATTATTTAGATTTAAGAAGATTTCCTAACTATCCTGAATTTAACGAAATTGTTAATTTAGCTACTCAAAGGATAAGGGATATAAAAACTGACATGATAATAGGAATCGCAACAGGAGGAATACCTTTAGCATCTTTTATTGCATGTAAACTCAATAAGCCAATGGGATATGTGAGATCAGAAAAGAAAGGATATGGAACTGATAAGCTTTTAGAAGCAGATGTCAAAGATAAAGATATTTTAATTGTTGATGATGTAGCAACTACTGGAGGTTCTATTGAAAGAGCAGTGGAGGAAGTCAGAAAGAACGGAGGAATAGTAAATAATGCTTTTGTCATAATAGATAGAAAAGAAGGAGCTAAAGAAAAATTAGAAAAAATAGGCGTAAAATTAAATTATATTTATTCTATAGACGACGTGCTAAAAGAGATTGTAGATAAGCTAGGAGAAAACGAGAAAAAGCTGATTCAAGATTATCTGGTGAAAAATGTTGAATAA
- the pyrB gene encoding aspartate carbamoyltransferase — protein sequence MRDIISALDLSREDFLSLFHLSDEILKGKKIEVKDKIISVAFFEPSTRTALSFTTAGEKLGAKIIGFSSTEGTSVAKGENLADTIRMLENYSDCIIIRHKFDGAAKFASEISDKPIINAGDGKHEHPTQTLIDLYTVYKTFGEIDNLTFGILGDLRYARTVNSLLRGLTRFKPKIVYLISPPTLSARKEILKDLNYEIKELNNPYDIISDLDVLYITRIQKERFADEMEYEKVKESYKIDENLVNKMKKESIILHPLPRVNEIDRKIDSTPQAKYFYQASLAVPIRMALLYSVLGEQ from the coding sequence TTGAGAGATATTATTTCGGCTCTTGACTTATCTAGAGAAGATTTCTTATCCCTTTTTCACCTTTCTGACGAAATATTAAAAGGTAAAAAAATAGAAGTTAAAGATAAAATAATATCAGTAGCATTTTTCGAACCAAGTACTAGAACAGCATTAAGCTTTACAACTGCAGGAGAAAAATTAGGAGCCAAAATTATAGGTTTCTCTTCTACAGAAGGTACTTCAGTAGCTAAGGGAGAAAATTTAGCAGATACCATTAGAATGCTTGAAAACTACTCAGATTGTATCATAATTAGGCATAAATTTGATGGAGCAGCTAAATTCGCATCAGAAATTTCTGATAAACCAATAATAAATGCAGGAGATGGAAAGCATGAACATCCAACTCAAACATTAATTGACCTATATACTGTATACAAGACTTTTGGAGAAATAGATAATCTAACATTTGGAATTTTAGGAGATTTAAGATATGCAAGAACAGTAAATAGTCTCTTAAGAGGATTAACGAGATTTAAACCTAAAATTGTATATCTTATATCTCCTCCTACATTATCTGCTAGAAAGGAAATTTTAAAGGATTTGAATTATGAAATAAAAGAGTTAAATAATCCTTACGATATTATTTCAGACTTAGATGTGCTATATATCACAAGAATACAAAAAGAAAGATTTGCAGATGAAATGGAATATGAAAAAGTTAAGGAGAGTTACAAAATAGATGAAAATCTAGTAAATAAAATGAAAAAAGAATCTATAATACTACATCCCTTACCAAGAGTTAATGAAATAGATAGAAAAATAGATTCAACACCTCAAGCTAAATATTTCTATCAAGCATCTTTGGCTGTTCCTATTAGAATGGCATTATTATATTCAGTATTAGGTGAGCAATAA
- the pyrI gene encoding aspartate carbamoyltransferase regulatory subunit: MKNGLIVSKLKNGTVIDHIPAGRALAVLKVLGIKGNEGNRVALVMNVESKKMQRKDIVKIDGRSITEKEAQLITLIAPTATINIVKDYEVIEKRKLDIPEKVEGLLKCPNPSCITNNDIEAKSRFIKESKSPLILKCDYCETYITEEDVLRQILS; encoded by the coding sequence ATGAAAAACGGACTTATTGTAAGTAAACTAAAGAATGGAACAGTAATAGATCATATTCCTGCAGGAAGAGCACTTGCTGTGCTCAAAGTTTTAGGCATAAAAGGAAATGAAGGAAATAGAGTAGCATTAGTAATGAACGTCGAAAGCAAAAAAATGCAAAGAAAAGATATAGTAAAAATTGATGGAAGATCAATCACTGAGAAAGAAGCACAATTAATTACCCTAATAGCTCCAACAGCAACAATAAATATTGTTAAAGATTATGAAGTAATAGAAAAAAGAAAATTAGACATTCCAGAAAAAGTAGAAGGATTACTAAAATGCCCAAATCCAAGTTGCATAACAAATAACGATATAGAAGCTAAATCCAGGTTTATTAAAGAAAGCAAATCTCCGTTAATACTAAAATGCGATTACTGTGAAACATACATAACAGAAGAAGATGTACTGAGGCAAATATTATCATGA
- a CDS encoding 2-polyprenylphenol hydroxylase yields the protein MKYAKLLSISKINSEIFEVKLDIRMNLLPGHFISIIFPSISEIPLGVGDYHNNILSLYIESEKIIKLLKEKNEILVKGPLGKPIKLGDKILGIGKGKLYYDLIYPLRYASRQGKKISVFCEDCNTEFEKVNEITGDWDTIISSVPKEEISNLPKNAYVYVRWVKMNCSLGVCGVCNINNKILPCIEGPFIKVKELVD from the coding sequence ATGAAATATGCAAAACTTTTATCAATTTCAAAAATTAATAGCGAAATATTTGAAGTAAAATTAGATATAAGAATGAATTTATTACCTGGCCATTTCATTTCTATTATTTTTCCTTCTATTTCTGAAATCCCATTAGGTGTAGGTGACTATCACAATAATATTCTTTCTCTATATATAGAGTCAGAAAAAATAATTAAACTATTAAAAGAAAAAAATGAAATCCTTGTAAAAGGACCTTTAGGAAAACCGATAAAATTAGGCGATAAAATTTTAGGCATAGGAAAAGGCAAACTATATTACGATCTAATTTATCCTCTTAGATACGCTTCTAGGCAAGGTAAAAAAATAAGCGTATTTTGTGAAGACTGCAACACAGAGTTTGAAAAAGTGAATGAAATAACGGGAGATTGGGACACTATAATATCTTCTGTTCCAAAAGAAGAAATAAGTAATCTCCCAAAAAATGCTTACGTTTATGTCAGATGGGTAAAAATGAATTGTAGCTTAGGTGTATGCGGAGTTTGTAATATAAACAATAAGATACTTCCTTGTATCGAAGGCCCTTTTATTAAGGTGAAAGAACTTGTGGATTAA
- the pyrC gene encoding dihydroorotase, with protein MWIKGKIYYNKEITEGCINFDRKIKDIRKDCRPDIMFPDYTVIFPGSIDIHVHTRGLELSYKETVTSATSEAVYGGITTIFDMPNTKPVLNNSKTILEKFREFENYSRCDYGLYSGVTTDKTVENLPIAGYKVFPEDLDKKEELQFVFNSIKLKILHPELPLSTNQFRNLRSLWQELASLYLVKGHFHITHATNIETIRLAKSLGFTTDFTPHHLIVNGEKDCLSKVNPPIRDFTERRKLLNALFEADTVVSDHAPHSNKEKSLPYELCSPGIAGISFTTPFIYSLAKKGIISYNRAVELLAENPAKIIGLTKYGEIKEGNVANFTIVDFSKNWKYHTEYTKVVETPLDYYPLDISIYSTIVEGKIAYDGNEVYPIRGVNAIESSKSEF; from the coding sequence TTGTGGATTAAAGGAAAAATATATTATAATAAGGAAATAACTGAAGGTTGCATAAATTTTGATAGAAAAATAAAAGATATAAGAAAAGACTGTAGACCTGACATAATGTTTCCTGATTATACTGTAATTTTTCCAGGATCAATAGATATTCATGTACATACTCGAGGTTTAGAATTATCTTACAAAGAAACAGTAACTTCAGCAACGTCAGAAGCAGTATATGGAGGAATAACTACAATATTTGATATGCCAAACACCAAACCAGTATTAAACAATTCAAAAACTATATTAGAAAAGTTTAGAGAATTTGAAAATTATTCAAGATGCGATTATGGACTCTATTCTGGAGTAACTACAGACAAAACAGTAGAAAATTTACCTATAGCAGGATATAAAGTATTTCCAGAAGATCTAGATAAAAAAGAAGAATTACAGTTTGTATTTAATTCAATAAAATTAAAAATATTACACCCAGAATTACCATTATCTACAAATCAGTTTAGAAACTTAAGATCATTATGGCAAGAATTAGCTTCCTTATATTTAGTAAAAGGACATTTTCATATTACTCATGCAACGAACATAGAAACTATAAGATTAGCAAAATCTCTAGGATTTACAACTGACTTTACTCCACACCATTTAATAGTAAATGGAGAAAAAGATTGCTTAAGCAAAGTAAATCCACCAATAAGAGACTTTACAGAAAGAAGAAAATTGTTAAATGCGTTATTTGAAGCTGATACAGTTGTAAGTGATCATGCACCTCATAGTAACAAAGAAAAATCTTTGCCATACGAATTATGTTCTCCAGGCATAGCTGGTATATCTTTTACTACACCATTCATATATAGCCTAGCAAAAAAAGGTATTATAAGTTATAATAGAGCCGTAGAACTGCTAGCTGAAAATCCAGCTAAAATTATAGGTTTAACCAAATACGGAGAAATAAAAGAAGGCAATGTAGCCAATTTTACCATAGTAGACTTTAGCAAGAACTGGAAATACCATACTGAATATACTAAAGTAGTCGAAACGCCGTTAGACTATTATCCTTTAGATATATCAATCTACTCCACTATAGTGGAAGGAAAGATAGCATATGATGGAAATGAAGTTTATCCAATAAGAGGAGTGAATGCGATTGAAAGTAGCAAATCTGAATTTTGA
- the pyrD gene encoding dihydroorotate dehydrogenase PyrD, translated as MRLKVANLNFEDPLIIASGIIPDIPGFMQKICEKYKPSALTTKTFTLNPIEPHNPPTVIKFADKCYMNAIGLGNPGIKTVNDIKVNCKLFISIGGNNINEIVKSAEIAQKKADLIEINVSSPNRKGYGESLANIAHEIVKNVKSSVNKPVFVKLGPWENILEIAGKALEAGADGLTLINTLKGLYIDTEEFKPVLSYGTGGISGKCIFPLALRIIRDIYAEYNTDIIGVGGVFSYRDVLSMISVGAKLVGLGTVLIDKGFNYIPRIRKGLYSYLNKKGLKLENILGISVKK; from the coding sequence ATGCGATTGAAAGTAGCAAATCTGAATTTTGAAGATCCTTTAATTATAGCATCAGGAATAATTCCAGATATTCCAGGATTTATGCAGAAAATATGTGAAAAATACAAACCATCGGCATTAACTACAAAAACATTTACTCTAAATCCTATTGAACCACATAATCCTCCAACAGTAATTAAATTCGCCGATAAATGCTATATGAATGCTATTGGATTAGGAAATCCAGGTATAAAAACTGTAAATGATATTAAAGTTAATTGCAAATTATTCATAAGTATTGGCGGAAATAATATAAATGAAATAGTAAAATCCGCAGAAATAGCTCAAAAGAAAGCAGATCTGATAGAAATAAACGTTAGCAGTCCAAATAGAAAAGGATATGGAGAAAGTTTAGCTAATATTGCTCATGAAATAGTAAAAAACGTAAAATCATCTGTCAATAAACCCGTTTTCGTAAAACTAGGTCCATGGGAAAATATACTAGAAATTGCAGGAAAAGCTTTAGAAGCAGGCGCTGATGGGCTAACGCTAATTAATACCTTAAAAGGATTATACATTGATACTGAAGAATTCAAACCAGTCTTAAGTTATGGAACGGGTGGAATATCAGGTAAATGCATATTTCCATTAGCGTTAAGGATAATTAGAGATATATATGCTGAATATAATACAGATATAATTGGAGTGGGAGGAGTATTTTCTTATAGAGATGTGCTAAGTATGATAAGTGTAGGTGCTAAACTAGTAGGATTAGGAACTGTACTAATAGATAAAGGTTTCAATTATATACCAAGAATAAGGAAAGGCTTGTACTCATATTTGAATAAAAAGGGATTAAAACTTGAAAACATATTAGGTATTTCAGTGAAAAAATGA
- a CDS encoding MarC family protein: MMELSQTFVIAIKLFAIMDPFSIIPYLLALYEEASQSSETKISWTYLINKVEIAILILLVFFSLIGKAFLDFLGLSPASLEIGGGIILIYLGIDTMGGFQQLRFLGRNLVEAAVTPIATPLIVGPGTMAALVTLSVTYGVLYLVIGSLIAALITYIVLRIGPLLVKILGRTGTVAAGRFTAIIIAAFGVQLILEGLTQIKVI; the protein is encoded by the coding sequence ATTATGGAATTATCTCAAACCTTTGTAATAGCAATAAAATTATTCGCAATAATGGATCCTTTTTCTATAATACCATATTTACTAGCTTTATATGAAGAAGCGTCACAATCATCAGAGACAAAAATTTCTTGGACTTATCTAATAAATAAAGTAGAAATAGCTATTCTAATTCTTTTAGTATTTTTTTCATTAATAGGAAAAGCATTTTTAGATTTTTTAGGATTATCTCCAGCATCATTAGAAATAGGTGGCGGTATAATTCTTATATACCTAGGAATTGATACAATGGGTGGATTTCAGCAATTAAGATTTTTAGGAAGAAATCTTGTAGAAGCAGCAGTAACTCCAATAGCTACACCTTTAATAGTTGGACCAGGTACAATGGCAGCCTTAGTTACTTTATCTGTTACATATGGAGTTCTATATTTAGTTATAGGTAGTTTAATAGCAGCCCTAATAACTTATATAGTATTAAGAATAGGTCCATTATTAGTTAAAATTCTAGGAAGAACAGGTACTGTAGCAGCTGGAAGATTTACTGCAATAATAATTGCTGCATTTGGAGTCCAATTAATATTAGAAGGGTTAACTCAAATTAAGGTTATCTAA
- a CDS encoding Lrp/AsnC family transcriptional regulator — MSTNNKRNVDMDTVDRKLLIELLRDARTSLRRLSEEMNVSPATLHNRLTRLVQEGIVRGFTALVDYTKLGYSLSAVIMAKVDGKHLTEFEREIASSDNVVAVYDVVGEYDVVIISKFKNVEDLDAFLKQLLKNPKIERTYTSIVLNVVKEDPRIKI, encoded by the coding sequence ATGTCTACAAACAATAAAAGAAACGTAGATATGGATACAGTAGATAGAAAATTACTTATAGAATTATTAAGAGATGCAAGAACTAGTTTAAGGAGATTATCAGAAGAGATGAATGTATCTCCAGCTACTTTACATAATAGACTAACCCGTCTAGTTCAAGAAGGAATAGTTAGAGGTTTTACAGCATTAGTAGATTACACTAAGTTAGGATATTCTCTGTCTGCTGTAATAATGGCAAAAGTAGATGGTAAACATTTAACAGAATTCGAAAGAGAAATAGCTAGTTCAGACAATGTAGTAGCAGTTTACGATGTAGTAGGAGAATATGATGTAGTAATAATATCTAAATTTAAAAACGTTGAAGACTTAGATGCGTTCTTAAAACAATTGCTAAAAAATCCTAAAATTGAAAGAACTTATACAAGCATAGTATTAAACGTAGTCAAGGAAGATCCAAGAATTAAAATATAA
- a CDS encoding RPA12/RPB9/RPC11 RNA polymerase family protein, which translates to MQFCPKCGGLMIPVKKDGKEILKCKKCGYEKEMDNKDKKAYEIKEASKNNKVLTTSIVSEKEGRKRDEDELEQEREEYYKEIGLELLRDEFEGSEENDED; encoded by the coding sequence ATGCAATTCTGTCCTAAATGTGGAGGCTTAATGATTCCAGTAAAGAAGGATGGAAAAGAGATACTAAAATGCAAAAAGTGCGGATATGAAAAAGAAATGGATAACAAAGACAAAAAAGCATATGAAATTAAAGAAGCTTCAAAAAATAATAAAGTACTTACGACATCAATAGTGAGTGAAAAAGAAGGAAGAAAAAGAGACGAAGACGAGTTAGAACAAGAAAGAGAAGAATATTATAAAGAAATAGGATTGGAATTATTAAGAGATGAGTTCGAAGGCTCAGAAGAAAATGATGAAGATTAA
- a CDS encoding B12-binding domain-containing radical SAM protein, with product MDFDFIITTDRCLMTNHHHKEFLGFLGTGPAVGIPEKAWKWLACPKMKTDEYGRPVEAPYGMRKIEAKLIDEGFNAAIIDPDYIGRYTKNAKALLFSHHDYFAFGPPSSTWWGITKKEPINYKSFQELINKPEIAEGKKNGMKILVGGPSTWQWLWREDMIEKLGVDALVDGEGEKVIVKLAQMILDGEPLPKYTYVSGDDVPSLEDIPDIKGGSVNGLIEVMRGCARSCRFCSVTLRPTRYYPLEKIERELQVNVKAGIKDGVIHSDDVLFYGAVGILPRPEPLIKLHQLVKKYYRTIAWSHASLAAIRYSEEKYGLISKLSEIIYENEEQKYLGVEVGIETGSVRLAKEIMPAKSAPYKPDSYPETVEEAFKIMHEHNIIPAGTMIIGLPEEKEEDVYRTIELVDNLRSYRSILVPMFFVPMGFFKNRDWFTRVKLSDAHIELYKKVFWHDVYWAEDIINKYYMKGPLYYPVRLTLKLFLAAAKRKMKKVEEYLESNLKA from the coding sequence ATGGATTTTGACTTTATAATAACTACAGATCGTTGTTTGATGACAAACCACCATCATAAAGAGTTCTTGGGTTTCTTAGGAACTGGACCAGCTGTTGGAATTCCAGAAAAAGCCTGGAAATGGTTAGCTTGTCCAAAAATGAAAACTGATGAATATGGAAGACCAGTAGAAGCTCCTTATGGAATGAGAAAAATAGAAGCAAAACTAATAGATGAAGGATTTAACGCAGCAATAATAGATCCAGACTATATAGGAAGATATACTAAAAACGCAAAAGCATTATTATTTTCTCATCACGATTATTTCGCTTTTGGACCACCATCTTCAACGTGGTGGGGTATAACAAAGAAAGAGCCTATAAATTACAAAAGTTTTCAAGAATTAATAAATAAACCAGAGATAGCTGAAGGTAAAAAGAATGGAATGAAAATACTAGTAGGAGGACCATCAACGTGGCAATGGTTATGGAGAGAAGATATGATAGAAAAATTAGGCGTTGACGCGTTAGTTGACGGGGAAGGAGAGAAAGTAATAGTAAAATTAGCTCAAATGATTTTAGATGGAGAACCATTACCTAAATATACCTATGTTAGCGGAGACGATGTCCCATCATTAGAAGACATTCCAGACATAAAAGGTGGAAGTGTAAACGGTTTAATAGAAGTTATGAGAGGATGTGCAAGATCATGCAGATTCTGTTCTGTCACTTTAAGGCCAACAAGATATTATCCTTTAGAGAAAATAGAAAGAGAGCTACAAGTAAATGTTAAAGCAGGAATAAAAGATGGAGTAATACATAGTGATGACGTGCTCTTTTATGGTGCTGTAGGAATTTTACCTAGACCAGAACCTTTAATTAAATTACATCAATTAGTGAAAAAATATTATAGAACTATAGCATGGAGTCATGCTAGCCTAGCAGCAATAAGATATTCAGAAGAAAAATATGGTTTAATTTCTAAGCTATCAGAGATAATATATGAAAACGAAGAACAAAAATACTTAGGAGTAGAAGTAGGAATAGAAACAGGATCAGTAAGATTAGCAAAAGAAATAATGCCAGCTAAATCAGCACCATACAAGCCAGATAGTTATCCAGAAACCGTTGAAGAAGCATTCAAAATAATGCATGAACACAATATTATACCAGCAGGTACAATGATTATAGGTTTACCTGAAGAAAAAGAAGAAGACGTATATAGGACTATTGAACTAGTAGACAATTTAAGATCCTATAGAAGTATTCTAGTTCCAATGTTCTTCGTTCCTATGGGATTCTTTAAGAATAGAGATTGGTTCACTAGAGTAAAATTAAGTGATGCACATATAGAATTATATAAGAAAGTGTTCTGGCATGACGTTTATTGGGCTGAAGATATAATTAATAAATACTATATGAAAGGACCATTATATTATCCAGTAAGACTAACATTAAAATTATTCCTAGCCGCTGCAAAGAGAAAAATGAAAAAAGTAGAAGAATACTTGGAATCAAATTTAAAGGCATAA